One window from the genome of Engraulis encrasicolus isolate BLACKSEA-1 chromosome 16, IST_EnEncr_1.0, whole genome shotgun sequence encodes:
- the LOC134465672 gene encoding uncharacterized protein LOC134465672, which yields MLDSKMKEVCRICARELCGNQRRWIFHPAAKLNLQVLLSHALGWELTRDGRGEFACSKCAFMLDRMYRFDTVIARVEALSIERLQKLLQEKDRLRQCIWGLYRKNNADIPSSATQSQSKDFTVDMTGLYHAKYCALLQEDLVYSLYEAWAEEEDQTMAECAHAHHTCQTAPSEISSSHRHHHRCRGCSALRVADSDYEAVCRVPRKVARSISCGPSTRYSASAAGSTSGEEREEEQTSSATLVADTQPSNATTTSDSERTLLDHGSSSPSVESLDLVHGHSRQHALDGDPTEDQNSDSLSEDPIEPQPSHKLAMALYMLRSCSYRPIERAQGSKLPVLAKAGVRNARRKPGSLDHGARGHEVDGGECELTEVVELPLPLPLPLPRIQVDLGSELAEMEEMWQDVYVECLPFRFQKVPQPGRITVS from the coding sequence ATGCTTGATTCCAAAATGAAGGAGGTGTGTCGCATCTGTGCCCGGGAACTATGTGGCAACCAGCGCCGCTGGATCTTCCACCCAGCTGCAAAGCTCAACCTGCAAGTTCTTCTGTCCCACGCACTTGGCTGGGAGCTGACACGCGATGGCCGCGGCGAGTTTGCATGCAGCaagtgtgcattcatgttggatCGCATGTACCGCTTCGACACGGTGATCGCACGGGTCGAGGCACTGTCAATAGAGCGACTCCAAAAGTTGTTGCAGGAGAAGGACAGGCTACGCCAATGCATCTGGGGCCTGTATCGCAAGAATAATGCTGACATTCCTTCTAGTGCCACTCAGTCCCAGAGCAAGGACTTCACTGTAGACATGACTGGGCTCTACCATGCCAAGTACTGTGCCCTGTTGCAGGAGGACCTGGTCTACTCGCTGTACGAGGCCTGGGCTGAGGAGGAGGATCAGACGATGGCagagtgtgcacatgcacatcacACCTGTCAGACCGCCCCCTCAGAAATCTCCTCATCACACCGGCATCACCACCGTTGCCGTGGCTGCAGCGCCCTGCGTGTGGCCGACTCTGACTACGAAGCCGTGTGCCGCGTTCCCCGCAAGGTGGCACGCAGCATCTCCTGCGGCCCGTCCACACGCTATTCTGCCAGTGCGGCCGGCAGCACcagtggtgaggagagggaggaggaacagACGTCCTCTGCCACACTGGTGGCAGACACCCAGCCCTCCAACGCCACCACCACCTCGGACAGCGAGCGCACACTACTTGACCACGGCAGTTCCAGCCCCTCAGTGGAGTCCCTGGACCTGGTCCACGGCCACAGCAGGCAGCATGCGCTTGATGGAGATCCAACGGAGGACCAGAACTCGGATTCTCTCTCTGAGGACCCCATTGAGCCTCAACCTTCACACAAACTGGCCATGGCCCTTTATATGCTGCGGAGCTGCTCCTACCGTCCCATTGAGAGGGCGCAGGGTAGCAAGCTGCCTGTGCTGGCCAAAGCTGGTGTCAGGAACGCCAGAAGAAAGCCAGGCAGCCTGGACCATGGGGCCAGGGGCCATGAGGTGGATGGTGGGGAGTGTGAGCTCACAGAGGTGGTagagctgccactgccactgccactaccactaccacggATCCAGGTGGACTTGGGCTCGGAGCTGGCCGAGATGGAGGAGATGTGGCAGGATGTGTATGTGGAGTGTTTACCATTCCGCTTCCAGAAGGTACCACAGCCAGGGCGCATCACTGTTTCATAA